The Pecten maximus chromosome 11, xPecMax1.1, whole genome shotgun sequence genome has a segment encoding these proteins:
- the LOC117337152 gene encoding UPF0489 protein C5orf22-like isoform X1, giving the protein MAKLKKYGTIPLYIVEDHNEVVPFIHRAIGGRYLPMSDIIFVHFDSHPDLLIPAELKADDIFNKDILYESQSIENWILPMVYAGHISNVVWFKPPWCDQITDKTIQFDVGKCSSSGYLRTSCKESYFVSETLYRPVGKLLNRKTLTLTVVTVQPTNWPGKHPITKNHQNGAHIIKQKEVNMCQPGDNSESIVEGNCHKNKDLSSLGKACKQDTGSKRVNDGNTLTTDKCQVAHDGVCLTKKQRLDTSQQGSQESLSPISDRFISKLENLFEDLKDHHIVLDIDLDFFSTKNPFQEMYTPRQFQLLQDLYVYSKPTDDSDEAITRCVEEREAQLSQLKQILLSMGETPGTIPKHERSELILTLVEDLKQSFGEDGVDFGLLHDAGCTCDDTELPHHVSSKEEITLLADSVQELLCHMHKPTIITMARSSNDDYCPPDQVDSIQDQTLEILQDLYLKLNLTASY; this is encoded by the exons ATGGCAAAGTTGAAGAAATATGGCACCATACCATTGTACATAGTAGAAGATCACAATGAA GTAGTGCCGTTCATACACAGGGCCATAGGTGGACGATACTTACCCATGTCAGATATCATCTTTGTTCATTTTGACTCTCACCCGGATCTGCTAATCCCAGCAGAGCTGAAGGCTGATGACATATTCAACAAAGACATCCTTTATGA GAGCCAAAGCATAGAAAACTGGATACTGCCTATGGTATATGCaggacacatcagtaatgtGGTCTGGTTCAAACCTCCTTGGTGTGATCAGATCACAGACAAAACAATTCAGTTTGATGTGGGCAAATGTTCCTCTTCGGGCTATCTCAG gACCAGCTGCAAAGAAAGTTACTTTGTCAGTGAGACCTTATATAGACCAGTGGGAAAACTACTTAACAGAAAAACTCTCACTTTAACTGTGGTTACTGTCCAGCCCACCAACTGGCCAGGAAAACATCCAATAACGAAAAACCACCAAAATGGGGCACATATTATAAAACAGAAGGAAGTAAATATGTGCCAGCCAGGTGACAACTCTGAATCAATAGTTGAAGGAAATTGTcataaaaataaagatttgtCAAGTCTGGGAAAAGCTTGCAAGCAAGACACTGGGAGCAAACGTGTGAATGATGGGAATACATTAACTACAGATAAGTGCCAAGTTGCACATGACGGTGTGTGTCTGACAAAAAAGCAGCGACTGGACACAAGTCAACAAGGTAGTCAGGAATCTCTGTCACCAATATCAGAcagatttatttcaaaattggaAAATTTGTTTGAAGATTTAAAAGATCATCATATAGTTTTAGATATTGATTTAGACTTCTTTTCAACTAAGAACCCATTTCAAGAAATGTACACTCCTAGACAGTTCCAGCTACTACAAGATCTGTATGTCTACAGCAAACCTACAGACGACTCGGATGAG gCAATCACAAGGTGTGTTGAAGAAAGAGAAGCCCAACTGTCTCAGCTAAAACAAATACTCTTGTCCATGGGAGAAACCCCAGGAACGATTCCAAAACATGAAAG GTCCGAGTTAATCCTAACTCTGGTTGAAGATCTGAAGCAATCTTTTGGAGAAGACGGTGTGGACTTTGGATTATTACATGATGCTGGCTGTACATGTGACGATACAGAGTTGCCTCACCATGTCAGCAGCAAGGAGGAGATAACTCTCTTGGCAGATTCTGTCCAGGAACTACTGTGTCACATGCACAAACCAACTATCATCACCATGGCCAG GTCCAGTAATGATGATTACTGCCCTCCAGATCAAGTGGACTCTATACAGGATCAGACCCTAGAAATCCTACAAGATCTCTACTTAAAGCTCAATCTGACTGCTTCCtactga
- the LOC117337152 gene encoding UPF0489 protein C5orf22-like isoform X2, whose amino-acid sequence MSDIIFVHFDSHPDLLIPAELKADDIFNKDILYESQSIENWILPMVYAGHISNVVWFKPPWCDQITDKTIQFDVGKCSSSGYLRTSCKESYFVSETLYRPVGKLLNRKTLTLTVVTVQPTNWPGKHPITKNHQNGAHIIKQKEVNMCQPGDNSESIVEGNCHKNKDLSSLGKACKQDTGSKRVNDGNTLTTDKCQVAHDGVCLTKKQRLDTSQQGSQESLSPISDRFISKLENLFEDLKDHHIVLDIDLDFFSTKNPFQEMYTPRQFQLLQDLYVYSKPTDDSDEAITRCVEEREAQLSQLKQILLSMGETPGTIPKHERSELILTLVEDLKQSFGEDGVDFGLLHDAGCTCDDTELPHHVSSKEEITLLADSVQELLCHMHKPTIITMARSSNDDYCPPDQVDSIQDQTLEILQDLYLKLNLTASY is encoded by the exons ATGTCAGATATCATCTTTGTTCATTTTGACTCTCACCCGGATCTGCTAATCCCAGCAGAGCTGAAGGCTGATGACATATTCAACAAAGACATCCTTTATGA GAGCCAAAGCATAGAAAACTGGATACTGCCTATGGTATATGCaggacacatcagtaatgtGGTCTGGTTCAAACCTCCTTGGTGTGATCAGATCACAGACAAAACAATTCAGTTTGATGTGGGCAAATGTTCCTCTTCGGGCTATCTCAG gACCAGCTGCAAAGAAAGTTACTTTGTCAGTGAGACCTTATATAGACCAGTGGGAAAACTACTTAACAGAAAAACTCTCACTTTAACTGTGGTTACTGTCCAGCCCACCAACTGGCCAGGAAAACATCCAATAACGAAAAACCACCAAAATGGGGCACATATTATAAAACAGAAGGAAGTAAATATGTGCCAGCCAGGTGACAACTCTGAATCAATAGTTGAAGGAAATTGTcataaaaataaagatttgtCAAGTCTGGGAAAAGCTTGCAAGCAAGACACTGGGAGCAAACGTGTGAATGATGGGAATACATTAACTACAGATAAGTGCCAAGTTGCACATGACGGTGTGTGTCTGACAAAAAAGCAGCGACTGGACACAAGTCAACAAGGTAGTCAGGAATCTCTGTCACCAATATCAGAcagatttatttcaaaattggaAAATTTGTTTGAAGATTTAAAAGATCATCATATAGTTTTAGATATTGATTTAGACTTCTTTTCAACTAAGAACCCATTTCAAGAAATGTACACTCCTAGACAGTTCCAGCTACTACAAGATCTGTATGTCTACAGCAAACCTACAGACGACTCGGATGAG gCAATCACAAGGTGTGTTGAAGAAAGAGAAGCCCAACTGTCTCAGCTAAAACAAATACTCTTGTCCATGGGAGAAACCCCAGGAACGATTCCAAAACATGAAAG GTCCGAGTTAATCCTAACTCTGGTTGAAGATCTGAAGCAATCTTTTGGAGAAGACGGTGTGGACTTTGGATTATTACATGATGCTGGCTGTACATGTGACGATACAGAGTTGCCTCACCATGTCAGCAGCAAGGAGGAGATAACTCTCTTGGCAGATTCTGTCCAGGAACTACTGTGTCACATGCACAAACCAACTATCATCACCATGGCCAG GTCCAGTAATGATGATTACTGCCCTCCAGATCAAGTGGACTCTATACAGGATCAGACCCTAGAAATCCTACAAGATCTCTACTTAAAGCTCAATCTGACTGCTTCCtactga
- the LOC117337151 gene encoding protein arginine N-methyltransferase 5-like: MPVRRMTGRLSCGRDYHCCPDINTTLDNVCKSGFDFVCLPIVNPRYKREFIYGPAKDRPGAMTRSDLVLTGQDWNTLIVGKVSPWIQLDSKVDTIRKNSEVAFKQELAYASHLGLPAILITLRNKNVSNVARCLNQQLISSYFQQQYWIQVPLMSAKDQVDCLIEGEEEKTEEEIEDTWEWWHTFRTVCDGNKRIKVALELSANLPPDHILERWLAEPVKCVFISTSLFITNKKGYPVLSRAHQMFLNKLFRLDVQLVLTGVERHADKGVHAYQQYLDHLFQTQPTPDPVTQFAKGYEDYLQCPLQPLMDNLESQTYEIFEKDPVKYSQYQKAIYCALLDKIRPEEKDTKSIVLMVVGAGRGPLVRAALSAAQQADRKIRKLYAVEKNPNAVVTLENMKDEMWGDQVDVISCDMRQWQAPEKADILVSELLGSFGDNELSPECLDGAQRFLQDDGISIPCEYQSYLAPLQSEKLHNEVKSCKEKDKPLEYNFEMPYVVRLHNCKLIAEPQPVFHFHHPNHDKVIDNTRYATLEYTVEENSVLHGLAGYFDTKLYGDVMLSILPSTHSTGMFSWFPILFPIKTPQYLKKGETLSVDIWRCVSNKNVWYEWLVTKPRVIPIHNPSGRSYTIGL, translated from the exons ATGCCGGTTCGCAGAATGACGGGTCGTTTGTCTTGTGGTCGAGATTATCACTGCTGCCCCGACATTAATACGACTTTAGACAATGTCTGTAAATCTGG GTTTGATTTTGTTTGCCTGCCCATTGTCAATCCGAGATACAAACGTGAATTTATCTATGGCCCCGCCAAGGACAGGCCGGGGGCCATGACACGATCAGATCTAGTATTAACCGGACAAG ATTGGAACACTCTCATCGTTGGAAAGGTTTCACCATGGATTCAGTTAGATTCAAAAGTGGACACCATCAGGAAGAACTCGGAAGTG GCTTTTAAACAAGAGCTAGCCTACGCTTCACATCTGGGTCTGCCTGCCATCCTCATCACCCTTCGCAACAAGAATGTGAGCAATGTGGCTAGGTGTCTGAATCAGCAGCTTATATCCAGCTACTTCCAACAg CAATATTGGATACAGGTTCCTCTGATGTCTGCCAAAGACCAGGTAGACTGTCTAATTGAGGGTGAAGAGGAAAAAACTGAGGAGGAAATCGAGGATACATGGGAATG GTGGCACACATTCCGGACAGTCTGTGACGGCAACAAAAGGATAAAAGTAGCCCTGGAGTTGTCCGCTAATCTCCCTCCAGATCATATCCTTGAACGATGGCTGGCTGAACCAGTCAAGTGTGTTTTCATCTCCACTAGCCTGTTTATAACAAACAAGAAGGGTTATCCAGTACTGTCCAGGGCTCATCAGATGTTTCTCAATAAACTATTCAGG TTGGATGTCCAGTTGGTTCTTACTGGTGTGGAACGACACGCAGACAAGGGTGTCCATGCCTATCAACAGTATCTTGACCACCTGTTCCAG acTCAACCGACCCCTGATCCAGTCACCCAGTTTGCTAAAGGTTATGAGGATTACCTCCAGTGTCCATTACAG CCATTGATGGACAACCTGGAATCACAGACCTATGAGATATTTGAGAAGGATCCAGTGAAATATTCACAGTATCAAAAG GCAATTTACTGTGCTTTACTGGATAAGATACGCCCCGAGGAAAAAGATACTAAGAGCAT AGTGTTAATGGTGGTCGGGGCTGGCAGAGGACCACTTGTCCGGGCCGCCCTATCTGCAGCCCAACAGGCTGACCGTAAAATACGCAAACTCTATGCTGTAGAGAAAAACCCCAATGCTGTTGTTAC tctggaGAACATGAAGGATGAGATGTGGGGTGATCAGGTGGATGTGATTTCCTGTGACATGCGCCAGTGGCAGGCACCTGAGAAGGCAGACATCTTAGTCAGTGAGTTGCTTGGATCCTTTGGGGACAATGAGCTTTCTCCGGAATGTTTGGACGGAGCACAGAGGTTCTTACAAG ATGATGGGATCAGTATTCCCTGTGAATATCAATCCTACTTGGCACCGCTCCAATCCGAGAAACTCCACAACGAGGTGAAATCATGCAAGGAAAAGGACAAGCCACTTGAG TACAACTTTGAGATGCCTTATGTGGTGCGACTACACAACTGTAAGCTGATCGCTGAACCACAACCAGTCTTTCACTTCCATCATCCCAACCATG ACAAAGTGATAGACAACACTCGTTACGCCACACTGGAGTATACTGTCGAGGAGAACTCCGTGCTACATGGTCTGGCCGGCTACTTTGATACCAAACTTTACGGTGATGTTATGCTCA GTATCCTTCCCTCAACCCATTCTACAGGGATGTTCAGCTGGTTCCCGATCCTGTTCCCAATAAAG ACTCCTCAATACCTGAAGAAGGGAGAAACCCTTTCTGTAGACATCTGGCGGTGTGTGAGTAACAAGAATGTTTGGTACGAATGGCTGGTCACAAAGCCACGAGTGATACCTATCCACAACCCTTCGGGACGTTCTTATACTATTGGACTATAA